A genomic stretch from Ovis canadensis isolate MfBH-ARS-UI-01 breed Bighorn chromosome 5, ARS-UI_OviCan_v2, whole genome shotgun sequence includes:
- the LOC138441718 gene encoding olfactory receptor 7G1-like yields the protein MEPRNHTDVSEFHLMRLTEDPELKTIFFNLFLSMYLVTILGNLLIVLAVISDSHLHSPMYYFLSHLSFTDICLSTTMIPKILVNIQAQSQRITFTGCIIQICFALTFVLWENFLLLVMAYDRYVAICHPLRYTVIMNARLCVQLILLSLFTSTADALLHGLMVLRLSFCTDLEIPLFFCEVVQVIKLACSDTLINNILIYSAAGVFGGIPLFGIVFSYIQIVSSILRMPSSSRKYKAFSTCGSHLSVVSLFYGTAFGVYISSAVTESSRKIAVASMMYTVVTPVMNPFIYSLRNKDMKGALRKLFGRISSL from the coding sequence ATGGAACCCAGAAACCACACAGATGTTTCAGAATTCCATCTTATGAGACTGACAGAGGACCCAGAATTGAAGACCATCTTCTTCAACCTGTTCCTGTCCATGTACCTGGTCACTATCCTGGGAAACCTGCTCATCGTCCTGGCTGTCATCTCTGACTCCCACCTCCACAGCCCCATGTACTACTTCCTCTCCCATCTGTCCTTTACAGACATCTGTTTAAGCACAACCATGATCCCAAAGATCCTAGTGAACATCCAAGCACAGAGTCAGAGAATCACTTTTACAGGCTGCATCATCCAGATCTGCTTTGCCCTGACTTTTGTTTTGTGGGAAAATTTTCTCCTTTTAGtaatggcctatgaccgctatgtggctATTTGTCATCCACTGAGATACACAGTCATCATGAACGCTCGCCTCTGTGTTCAGCTGATTCTACTCTCCTTGTTCACCAGCACTGCAGACGCCCTGCTCCACGGTCTGATGGTGTTGCGACTGTCCTTCTGCACAGACCTGGAAATCCCCCTCTTCTTCTGTGAAGTTGTTCAGGTCATCAAACTTGCATGTTCTGACACCCTCATCAATAACATCCTGATATATTCAGCAGCTGGTGTATTTGGTGGCATTCCTCTTTTTGGAATCGTTTTCTCTTATATTCAAAttgtttcttccattctgagaatGCCATCATCAAGCAGAAAGTATAAAGCTTTTTCCACTTGTGGGTCTCacctctcagttgtgtccttgTTCTATGGGACAGCGTTTGGGGTGTATATTAGTTCTGCAGTTACTGAATCCTCTAGGAAGATTGCAGTGGCTTCCATGATGTACACTGTGGTCACTCCCGTGATGAACCCCTTCATCTACAGCCTGAGGAACAAAGACATGAAGGGAGCCTTGAGGAAGCTCTTTGGAAGAATATCTTCACTGTGA